From the Oryza glaberrima chromosome 5, OglaRS2, whole genome shotgun sequence genome, one window contains:
- the LOC127772891 gene encoding uncharacterized protein LOC127772891 — translation MIQLLFTLLAAEAALVLVLLFRTPFRRLALLAIDRAKRGRGPVMVKTVAATMLVVLGSSGYSIAKIRRRVGDLGQLTPTDQVLASRHLLEASLMGYSLFLGLIIDRLHHYIRELRTMKKNMEAVTKQSRTLEEAKHGSVEEIQQYQKEISRLNEQVQEFKRLSETKTEELKTAEANTLALQKQSEGLLTEYERLIAENEEFRNQLQSMDLRLSHSDNKKNT, via the exons ATGATCCAGCTGCTCTTCACGCTGctggccgcggaggcggcgctggtgcTCGTGCTGCTCTTCCGCACGCCGTTCCGACGCCTCGCGCTGCTCGCCATCGACCGCGCCAAGCGCGGGCGCGGCCCCGTCATGGTCAAGACGGTCGCCGCCACCATGCTCGTCGTGCTGGGCTCCAGCGGCTACAGCATCGCCAAGATCCGGCGCCGGGTCGGGGATCTCGGCCAGCTCACGCCCACCGACCAGGTGCTCGccagccgccacctcctcgaGGCATCCCTCATGG GATACTCTCTGTTTCTTGGGTTAATTATTGACCGGCTACATCACTATATCAGGGAGTTACGGACCATGAAGAAAAACATGGAGGCTGTAACAAAGCAGAGCAGGACCTTAGAAGAAGCAAAACATGGGAGTGTAGAGGAGATTCAACAATATCAGAAAGAGATTTCCAGGTTGAATGAGCAAGTGCAAGAATTCAAGCGTCTGTCAGAAACGAAAACTGAGGAACTAAAAACAGCTGAAGCGAATACCTTGGCTTTACAGAAGCAATCTGAAGGTTTGCTTACCGAGTATGAGCGTCTCATCGCAGAGAATGAGGAATTCAGGAACCAACTGCAGTCAATGGacctccgcttgtcgcattctGATAACAAAAAGAATACATAA